GTTGGCGccatggctaacttggttaatcctccgcctgcggtgccagcatcccatatgggcgctgagttctagtcccggctgccatcttccagtccagctctctgctgtggcctgggagtgtgtggaggatggcccaagtgcttgggcccctgcacctgagtgggagaccagaaagaagcacctggttcctggctttgggtcagcgtagcgctggccatggtgaccatttggggagtgaaccaacagaaggatgacctttttctctgtctctctacctctcactgtctaactccatctgtcaaattaaaaaaaaaaaaaaaaaaaaagaagaaagaggactGTAAATATATATCTTGGGAGTAGGGacaattctgctttcaaatgtCCCATTTAaccataaataaaatcataattgtCATGTGTTCTGATTTCTGAATCTAATACATTTGCTAGTGACCCCTTGACCAGGGGTTTCTGGTTTAGAGCCATGTGACAACCCCATTTCCTTTAAAAGTAAAGTCCTTCTATCTTTGGCTGACCCCCAGTTTTAGAAAAAACAActcaagggaccagcactgtggcgcagcaggttaaagccctggccttaagtgccggcatcccatatgggcaccggttttagttgtggctgctccacttccgatccagctctctgctatggcctgggagagcagtgcaagatggcccaagtccttgggcctctgcaactgcatgggagaccggaagaagctcctggctccaggcttcagatcggcacagctctggccattgcgactgaaggacccttatgggggagagggacaagaaactaggcctgggcaaatatcaggggcttcttaagaggatagatgttccccagagtctagcgggcaggacattctctgggaaggaaaagtcaatccccttcagagaacctctaggcacgcccagagcagagctgcccctccccttcggagagtctctaggcgcacacttatgatgtcactgcgaccggccaatcctgtaacacctcagcactctccctcagcactctccctcagcattctccggtatgctaattgtccctctgaaccagccaatcccgtgccacctctgcattttataccagcactctccaccagcattctcccatatgctaattcgttgcctatataacctgtgtaaaactgccgcacagggctcctcctcactgcctgaggtaggggcccgtttgcgcaaacgtacaataaatacctcatgctttttgcatcagctggtttagagtctggatttttgggcgtcctctcgagcaagtgggcatctctactactgaggggTCCTACAGCgactattggggagtgaaccagcagatggaagacttctctctctctgactctacctctctctataactctgtctttctttctttttctttcttcttttttttttttttttgacaggcagagtggacagtgagagagagagagagagagagaaaggtcttcctttgccattggttcaccctccaatggccgccgtggccggtgcgctgcggccggcacactgcgctgatccgatggcaggagccaggtgcttctcctggtctcccatggggtgcagggcccaagcacttgggccatcctccactgcaccatagcagagagctggcctggaagaggggcaaccgggacagaattcggtgtcctgaccaggactagaactggtgtgccggcgccgctaggcggaggattagcctgttgagccacagtgccggccctgtctttcaaataaataaaataaatctttaaaaaaaaactcaagtaaTTTTGACTTGTCCCTAAATTCATTATTGCACTAGTCATGATTATTGGATTTGGGGCATATCTTAATGTTAACACCAGAAAAAATGCAATGCTTTCCACAAGATTTTGCCTTCCCAGGATTCAAAGGTTATTTACAATGAGTGAACAAAGGAACTTAGTTGTGGGGGAGGTGTTGTGATGtcatgagttaagctgctgcttgggaagccccatcccatactggaatgtctggttctagccccagctactccacactccaatccaacttcttgctagtgtgcctgggaggcagaggatggagTACCAAGCACTTAGGTTCCTGACACCCAGGTAgaatccaaatggagttcctaactcctggcttctgagtcaggccattgtagtcatttgaggagtgaaccaacaatgtcagcccctattgTTCTCCTATTTAAAAcatttcctggggccagtgcagttgcatagtgggctaagcctctgcctgtggcaactgtatcccatgtgggcactggctcaagtcccggctgcttctgttccaatccagctctctgctatggcctgggaaagcagtaaaagatggcccaagtccttgggcccctgtatccatgtgggggatccggaagatactcctggctcttggcttcagattggctcagctccagctgttggggccttatggggagagaacaagtggatggaaggcctttctttctgtctctccctttgtccgtaactctacctctcaaataaataaacaaacatttccaATAGAGTTCCTTTTGGGCTTCAACTGACTTGAGCCATAAACTTCAGGGAGAAATATTTATACCTCTACTTTTAAAAGATCAATATGTTAAAAAACAGTTACTTATTTCTGGTTGATTTCAAGTCTGAACTCTTGGCTTAGGGAGCCTCCATCATGTGGCCCTAATTTCCCCATAGCATTCCTGTGCACCTTGAGTATTCTACACTGTTGGAGCACGTCTGCTCAGGCTGGAAGGCAGTAGGCCAAATGTCAGTGAGAGACGAAACCTTTGGATCAGGACTGACTCAACTCTCACACCCACCACGCATCGttcttaaccctctgtgcctcagGTTCCTCACCTAGTATAATAACAGCTAATACTTGAAAGTTTAAATCTGTTCCGTGCTTTACCTGAACAGCCTCATCAGATCCCAACAGCCCCATAAAGTACTCATTATCCCCTCTTGATAGTTGAGGAGCTGGAGGTTCATGAGGTTAATGACATCCCCAGGGTCATAGCGAGTACAGTGATTTATGTCTACTCTAGAGGCCTCCTGGAGGATACCAGCTCCGACATCATTTAATGTTTCTAAGGATAACAGTCTCTGAGAGAAATTGACTTCTAAGCTTTGCTTTGATTTTGTGAATGTTATAAAtttcaggccggtgccacggctcaataggctaatcctccgcctgcggcgccggcaccccgggttctagtcctggtttgggtgctgcattctgtcccggttgcccctcttccaggccagctctctgctacggcccgggaaggcagtggaggatggcccaagtgcttgggccctgcacccgcatgggaaaccaggagaagcacctggctcctgccttcggatcagtgtggcagccatttggggggtgaaccaatggcaaaggaagacctttctctctgtctctctctcactgtccactctgcctgtcaaaaaaagaataataaataaatttcatacaACTAATTAGGTTCCCTTCTTCGCATAAACTGCTAGAGTGAGTGGGCCAACAGAGGCAAGTGTACAGTATAGGACTTCATAATGAACGTCATTAAGCAGCCTAATTTCTGGCTCCATTTATGGGTATCTTTTCTCATTCTCCTTTATAATTCATACTGCTTTCCATATTTTAGGTAGCTTTGGAAAAATCTGAAGttctttttgaaacaaaaatctTGGAGAAACATGGCTATATGTAGTCAACTCTGAGGGGAAAGTgaccgttctgaagccaggagcttcttcagggtatcCTACGCAGGTGTAGGACCCCAGGGACTtagaggccatcttccactgctttcccaggccatggcagagagctggattggaagtggagcagccgggtctcgaactggtgcccatatgtaatgctggcactgcaggaggcagctttacctgctaaaaaaaccACCGCGCTGGCCCTGGCTTCCATTATGAAAGTTGAGGAGTAAGAGTTAAATTTTATTGTCCTTGTCAATGTAATACAATTATGTTATGGAACACAATGTGAAGGTTGACTGTCTCCTGTGGCTAGGGGTAAAATTTGTATCTTGTTTTCACTTTAGCAGTGTCTTGTTGCCTATTACTACTCAACAAACAACTCTGGACAGACTGTGTTTTCCAAAAGTGATCATAAAAGTAACACCCATTCCACACGCTCATCGAGAACCTTGCCATTCCCCTACCAAGAGATAAAGTCCACATCCACTTTTGCTGAACCCCAACAGGTCTTTGTGTCTGCCCCAACCAATAGCGTTCAAGGAAGTGATGGTATGTGATTTTCAAAGCTAGGTCATGAAAATGCCTTGTATTTATGTCTTATTTTCTTGGCTTCTCAAAATCCAGACACTCTGCTGGCAGGAAGCCCAAGAAGCCTGTGGAGAAATCCATACGCACAGGAATCACAGTTGGCTTTAGGGCCAGGTGCCAAGCGAAGTGGGAAAGGCCACAAAGATATTTTTagtgaaggacagagagagagagagattttccatctactggttcactccccaaatggctgcaatggctggggctgggccaagcctaagccaggagccaggaattccatctgggtttccacatgggtggctggggcccaaggacttggatcatcttctactgattttccatgcacattagcagggaactggatcaggactggagcagctgaactatgaactggtgctcatacgggatgctggcaccacaggcagcagcccaaccccCTGTGCTAAAAGGTTGACCATgattctgcctctccaataaacagagagaaagagtgagagaaggtACACAGACACTGGACTCCCAAACTTTTCCGTTAGTAAGCAGGTTAAGCAGGCTTTCTGGTTGTCAATCCCACTTCCTTATGGAAACAAAGGTGTCAACTTCCAAGGCAGAACCAAGAGCCACAGAGAGCAACTCACACAGAGGAAACTGCGCCCGGATGAAGGCAGGGCAGCATGTTCTCAGCAGATTCAGAGCTGCCGAGGAGCAGGGATGGTGGTGGCTCCCGTTTGAGAACGGGAACGTCTGTAAGAACTATCTTCTCTTCATTACACCATCGTATTATAGACGTGTGTCCCTGAGGATAAACACTGGTTTCTTTAAATCACAGTTGTTCAGATTTAGAAGACGATAGTGAGCTACACCCAAGGCACTGTTCTGAGCGGCCTCATCTGTAGTGGAAAAGTAATGAGACTTCTGGAAGGCCTTCTAGGGAGAGCGGGTTTATATTAACGTGAGAGGAATGTGGACGTGAAGGGGGAATGCATAGGCAGAAGGCTGACTCTACTTTCCTAAAGTGCCTATAACATGTCTCATTCCAATGCCGTTCTAGAATCTTGCCACACTTCTTTCGAGACGTGGACTCTATGTTTTCCCAGAGCTTTGCTGCAAATGTCTGGCTTGATGTCTTTATACCAGTTTTGGTATAAAAGCTACTTTTCTTGTAATATACCTATACAATGCTGTGTAGCCCTGACATCAAGGAAAGTATGAATGATTCCTCTAAGATTATCATGCTATGATTTTCCAAGTTGTAAGCGCCAGAAGAGAGAAGACATATGCTATTGACTCACCCTCAGAACAAAGGTTAGGCTTaaatattcttcttcttcttcttcttcttcttcttcttcttcttcttcttcttcttcttcttctttttttttttttttgacaggcagagtggatagtgagagacagagagacagagagaaaggtcttcctttttgccattggttcaccctccaatggccgctgcggccggtgcatcttgctgatccgaagccaggagccaggtgcttctcctgatctcccatggggtgcagggcccaagcacttgggccatcctccactgccttcccgggccatagcagagagctagcctggaagaggggcaaccgggatagaatccggtgcccagaccgggactagaacctggggtgccggcaccgcaaggcggaggattagcctgttgagccacggtgccggcccagactTAAATATTCTAAGGACACTTGCTCCTCACTCCTCAAACGAATCTTCTctgacctctacaatgaaaaagtCAGGCGCCTGTCCTTTCATCAACACCACTCTGTAGACCTGGGGCCAAAAGAAGAGTCTTCCCTGCTACCAGCAGCTGAAGAGCAAAATCGGCTGCTCACAGTCGGAGAAAGTCACCCGATATTAAAGATCACCCACGGGGCAGAAGTTTAGCTGAGTTGAGTGGgcaagatgcttgcatcccatattgcagtgcctggctcctgagagcagcttcctgataaacacagattttgggaggcagcagtgagggctcaagtaactgggttcctgctgcctacCTGGGAGATCTGGTTGATTCCTGCtacctggctttggccccggCTCAGTactggccactgcagacatttgggcagtgagccagatgatgggagctctctctttgactctaaaacaaattaaataaataaaaaataacactcATCTAAGGGTCAAAGCATGAGCTCAAAAAACCCAGAAGAACCAGAAATTTTAACAGTGGGgatcctttttattatttcatgttGTGTACCTTGGAATCTTCTACAAGCAGTTGGTGTTAGTAAAATATTGTAATGGCAAAGAAATCTTATTCAGTAAGCACACACTATTACAGACATGAATTCAATGTTATCCAATTGACAAGTGATCCATCTAAGGCTATTGAATGCTAGACTCTGGCCTTGAATCTCTCAAGGCAACAACAGACAAATGCATCACAATTTAGGGGGAAGTCTCTTATGGGCACCTCCCAGGTGTTTGCCAAAGAAGGACAGAATCTGCTTCCAAGCATCTACCTGGGCATGAGAATGAGCTCTGGGTTCCCCACCCCAGAGGACCGGTCTGTTGGGTAACTTGTGCAGGGAAGCCAGGCACACTGGGAAGTAGGGCGGCTCAATGTAGTGTCCAGTGCCAGGGTAAGACATGACCTGGGGGCTGTCCTTTCCCCGTGCCTGCAATCGCTCAGCAATTATTTGGGCATAGAACTCACTCCTCCAGTTATGGTCATCCTGACCAACAATGAGGAGGAGGGGCCCCTGGGCCTTCTCTACTGGAATCATGCTGGGGTTCTCACACCATCCTACAACATCGTTCCGGATATCCACGATGTCTAGGAGGCCTGAGAAAGCTACCTTGGTCCTCCTCAGGTCATGGCCCAATGGCGGGATGCTAGTCTGCTGGTAGCGTATCGTTCTGCTTCCACTGAACCCAGATCCATTGATGGAAACGGTGGCTGAGATATTCTTCAAGAAAGAGGCCATTGAGAGACAAATATCAGCTCCTAGAGAAATGCCCAGAAGTCCAACGCTGGGGCCCTTTACCTGGAGGAAAATAAGGGAGAAGAGTTAAGAGTAAGAATCTAGGCGATACAAAACCATCTGTATAAATGTAAGtagagatgctcctggctttaatctgtGAATTACCTACAACCTCAGCCACAGGGTGTCTCTTTGTACAGAGTACCTAGCTGAATACGTGGCAAACAAATTTTAATCTCACTGGCAAATTTAGATACTGGTCATAAATGACCCAGAGAATCATTCTTTAGAGAGGGCTGAAGCATGAGGCTTGTCTTGTACAGAATCTCATTGCAGGAGGCCCCATCCGAGGCTTAAATAGGCTGTGtgtctgccttgtggtgctgcaggttaagctctgcttccaatccagctccctgttaatgcacctgggaaggcaatggaggatatGTACTTAGTACttagcctctgccacccaccaggagaacaggattctggctcctggcttctggcttctgcctgccccaaacctgactgttgtagccatttgggtgtgaactagcagatggaagattctctgtctctctgtattccCACTTGCCTCATTGctgtgtctttccaataaataaatacatctttaaaaaaatgtggctgTGTATCTAACTATGTGGATCCAAACTCAGATCCCATAAATACATTGCCAAATGATCATAGAAGGTTAGCAAGATTTCAGAGTTCAATTAAGTAACTCTTGGTCTCTCTAAGTGGTAGGCAAGTTCTGATCAAAATAGGAGAACATACTCTGATGTcagaaaatcaaagatgaaatatCAAGCATGCAAAAATACTGAGAAGCTCAACTTGAAttacaaaatgaatttaaatactCGTAATAAACTCTCACGTGGAATTTCTGATTAATTAGGTGCCTCTGAAAGAGAGAGTGGAAATAAGAGGCACCTAAGGCCCAAATTAGTCTCCCAAAGAAATCTCTGTGATCAAACAGAGCAGCACCTGGCACAAGTGACAGATTCTAGGAGGCTATTTCTAGAGGTTGATTAAATAAAGGGCATGAGGAGAACCTGAGGGTGTTCAATCATGTAGCACAGGGCTTCTTCAAAGTAGTCCAGGTGTATGTCACCATATTCCTTGGGGAGATCTTCAAAGTCATAAAAAGCTAGCGCCATCGTGGCAAAGCCATGGCCAGCCAGCAGGCTAGCTCGGTATTCCACCAGGCCCCCTCCAACACCATAGATGTCAATGACCCCTGGGAAGGGTCCAGATCCTAGAGAAGGGAATATTGTACAGGGAAGGCATTAACAAGGTAAGGATTTTGCTTTCCATTTAGACAACTTTCCAGTTTGCCTAGTGGGTTCCTGTGAGAGGAAAGAGAACAGATCCCCGAGGCTCTTCTGAAAAGGGATACCGACTCTGTAGGGGAGAAACCTCTACAACACAGAGCATCTTCTCACTGATGGTTTGAGCTTCCATATGACTCTATGACAAATGATCTGCAAGCTTCTAAGACTCCTAGATGTAAGGGAGAGTAACAAGGCCTTTTCTTAACAAATATATGGCGAAAGGAGTTTCACGTTTTAGACAGTATTGGTTTTGAGTCTCAGTTGAAGATTGGACATGGGATTAAGAAGCCAGAACATGGGCCCGCATtgaggcccagcaggttaagacactgcccgCAGTGCGGGCATCCTATGAAATAACCCAtaagagagctggtttgagtcctggctaccccacttaaaatgtgtgtgtgtgtgtgtgtaattatgtatttgaaaggcaaagttacagagagagacagagacagatttcttccatctgctggtttctcccaggtggccccaatggctggagctgggctaggtggaagccaggagccaggagcttcttcccggtctcccacgtgtgtggcatgTGCCCagagactcaggccatcttccactggtttcccaggcacattagcagggagctggtttggaagtggagcagctgggacctgaactggcattcatttggatgctggtgctgcagggggcgctgtgtaCAACGTCAATCCCCCTGTTCcacatcagatccagctccctgctaatgcacctggcgaAGCAGTGgaaatgacccaagtctttgggaccctgcacccagctgggagacccggaagatggtCCTGcgttctgcctggcacagctttggccactgcagtcatttgaggagtgaacctgaggttggaagattctctctctctctctctctctctctctccccgccccccatccccccgtcactctgcctttaaaacaaataaataaatctttaaaaaaaaaaatgccaaaacaaAGCTCCAGGTTGTTGGCTGgagccgcggcttactaggctgatccttcgcctgcggtgccggcataccaggttctagtccaggttgctcctcttccagtccagctctctgctgtggcctgggaagcagtggaggatggcccaagtgcttgggccctgcacccacatgggaaaccaggaggaagcacctgactcctggcttcgtattggcacagcgctgggcatagtggctatttggggggtgaaccaacagaaaaggaaaacctttctctctgtctctctctcactgtataactctgactgtccaaaaaaaaaaaaaaaaaaaaacaaacaaacaaaactccagGTTGTGTTGCCTCAACCTTTGAGTTTTTGTGTACTGATATTTCAGATGCCTACGTGGACAGACAACAAAGAAGAAACCCAGAGATGGCTTCCGGTGGGGGAGTCTCAATGTGATCTGCAGTAGAGGGGACATAGGAAGTGGAGAAAGGCCCCGTGTGCCCAGGACTCTACAGAGGTGGCCATGGGCACCGTGACGGTCATTATTTCTCCCAAAGACCAGCGGGGCTGACGTCTGTAGAGATCTGTAGGGCAGGGAGTAGGAGCAGGTCGGGTGTGCCTTTTCATCTGCAGACTAACAGGGCTGCTGGTACTGGAATAttacagagatgaagagagacgGTGCGAGTAAAACGCACAGCACAAACCTAGCACACAGAGCGCTCCACTTTGCTGAGCGGCCTCTGACACGGCTACTGCCTGTTTCTCTGACCAACCCCGTCCCTGTGCAGCCAGCCCGGCATCCTCAGAGGTCCCGGCTCACCTGGCGGCAGGAAGAGCGAGGCGCGCACCCGGCCCGCGCGCACCGGCTGGCGCCGCACCCCCGGCGGCAGGAAGCGGCGCTCCAGCAGCGCGCGGGCCAGGAGCTGCCCGGGCTCCGGGCCGTGGCCGTCCAGCACCTCCAGCTCCACGGCCAGCGGCGTCCGCACGTCCCGCTTCGTCAGACGCCAGAAGGGCCTGTcgggctgcagggcccagaggAGCCCCATGGGCTCGAGCCCCGCGAAGCTGCCGCCCAGCGCGGGCGCGCGCGCCAGGTCCAGCTCGCCGCCGGCGTCGGCGCAGTAGCGCGCGTGGGCCCGGAAGAGCGCGCCCTTCTCGTCGCGCAGGGACGCGCGCAGCGTGACGGGCTGCTCCGGGGCCAGGCCGCGCACGGCGATGCGCAGCGGCTCGTCCCAGCAGCTGGGGCCCGCGGGCTCCACGCTCACCGTCGCCGCCATTTCGACTTGGACAGCAAAGAGGCGTCCCTGCTTAGGGGagtcctgggctgggcctggcctctcCGCCCCGCGGTGCCACCCTTCGCACACTTCATTGGTTGGGCACCGGGACACTATCCGAGCCGCTGGTGCCAATACTCCAGTTCCCTGGATGGAGGAGAGGGAGTCTGCTTAGAGTTAATGCCTAATCCGGTGACCCAGCTTGGCTCTGTAGAAATCGAGGTAGAGCCCTGAAGCTAAGGCATTCAGAGGGATACAGAGGGAACTCAAGTTAGTTCCCTAGGCCCGGCTTAAGCatgacccagcactggctcttgtgggtttctggggagtgaaccagagagtgaaAGCTCGCGCTCTcgcgctctcgctcgctctctgtctctgtctctctctctctgtctctctctctctctctctctcagtctctgcttttcaaataagaaaaagtcAGTAGATAaactgcaaggaaaaaaaaaaagtcccaaaatcaacaacaaaaaccaggaCTGGTTAATGGCCGCCCTTTGTTGGGGCTTCATGAGGAATGTATGAGGCAAACTGAGAGCACAGAACTAAGCCATCAGCGAGACCTGGCTGATGAATGCCGCGGACTCCATCCTCACAAACATGACAGCACAATACACGAGGGAAGGGGTGCTGCGAGCATCCAAGGGCTGCATCCTTCTCTGGCAGTCTGTGACCCAAACGTGGCTTAGGCAATGCCATATCCCTAGGCCTGACAAATGATGGGATCCTGCATACTGGGCATGCTGAGGGTAGCCGAGATGTCACTCCTGGGAATGAGACATGCCACTGGGCCAACAGCTGAAACCAGTACATCACACTTAACCACACTATGGAAAAAAATCGCAAGAAACCGTCCCTGACCGGCGCAGACATTTCTTCCTCCACCGCTGCACCTTGGCAGCCCAGCAGACAGTCTCCAACGCCCCGGGGAAGATTGTTTGAGATGACAGAATTGCTCTCGAGTTTCCTTTAGCCCAACTTTCAGGCAGTGTATGATTGCCAACCTCTGCCGCTGTACTTGGAAAAACAGCTAAGGTGCTGAAGCGACACATGCAGAGGAGGTCCGGAAGTAGGCCCATTGGCTGCACCTAGGAAGGCCACTTGAAGGGTCCTTCTTTGCTTTTATAACTTCTTACCTGGATCACTGGGATCCGGGGGAAGGTCAATGCTCCCAGCAGGCCTGCTCATCTAGTTTATTAGTGTGGCCCTCCAGGGCCTAGGAAATATACTCTGGCTATAGCTCAGTGATTTTGCACTGAGATTGTGTCAGTCAAGATGAAGTTCCACATCCGGAGCCTTAGAAGTTGATGGGCATGGGATATGAGATGGACTGGCTCTGCTAAGGGGGACGTCAGGTTGGGGGTGGACAGAAGGACAGTTCTCCAGGTGACCTTGGACTGACCCCCTTTTCACTTGCGTTCTGGGGCCTTTCTCCACTTCCTATGTCCCCTCTACTGCAGATCACACTGAGACTCCCCCACTGGAAGCCATCTCTAGGTTTCTTCTTTGTTGTCTGTCCACATAGGCATCTGAAATATCAGTACACAAAAACTCAAAGGTTGATGCAACACAACCTGGAGCTTtgttttggcttcttttttttttttttttttaagatttatttatttgtttgaaaggcagagtgacggggggtggggggtggggatctTCCAACCTCAGgtccactgcccaaatgtctgcagtggccaaggctgggccaggc
The DNA window shown above is from Lepus europaeus isolate LE1 chromosome 22, mLepTim1.pri, whole genome shotgun sequence and carries:
- the LOC133751566 gene encoding peroxisomal succinyl-coenzyme A thioesterase-like; amino-acid sequence: MAATVSVEPAGPSCWDEPLRIAVRGLAPEQPVTLRASLRDEKGALFRAHARYCADAGGELDLARAPALGGSFAGLEPMGLLWALQPDRPFWRLTKRDVRTPLAVELEVLDGHGPEPGQLLARALLERRFLPPGVRRQPVRAGRVRASLFLPPGSGPFPGVIDIYGVGGGLVEYRASLLAGHGFATMALAFYDFEDLPKEYGDIHLDYFEEALCYMIEHPQVKGPSVGLLGISLGADICLSMASFLKNISATVSINGSGFSGSRTIRYQQTSIPPLGHDLRRTKVAFSGLLDIVDIRNDVVGWCENPSMIPVEKAQGPLLLIVGQDDHNWRSEFYAQIIAERLQARGKDSPQVMSYPGTGHYIEPPYFPVCLASLHKLPNRPVLWGGEPRAHSHAQVDAWKQILSFFGKHLGGAHKRLPPKL